A region from the Benincasa hispida cultivar B227 chromosome 12, ASM972705v1, whole genome shotgun sequence genome encodes:
- the LOC120068181 gene encoding uncharacterized protein LOC120068181 yields MEERKGDARIFIISGLIFLCIISGGILLCLYLFLPESQTPDWYPIVGIVLVSTPWIFWLSIYFYHCLKPTKVQLNAFGPNNNNSHSKKTEAANYNDGGATIEGNLGEVESPGEGKRRVHFGAVVVMEKQPQLDRNYSHESQSKQPTTMSPRETEVPLRSSTSSS; encoded by the coding sequence atggaagaaagaaaaggagatGCAAGAATTTTCATAATCTCAGGTTTGATCTTCCTTTGCATTATTTCGGGCGGTATCCTCCTCTGTCTCTATCTTTTCCTCCCCGAATCACAAACTCCGGATTGGTATCCGATCGTTGGGATCGTATTGGTTTCAACTCCCTGGATCTTTTGGCTTTCAATTTATTTCTATCATTGCTTGAAACCTACCAAAGTGCAACTGAATGCCTTTGGCCCTAATAATAACAATTCACATAGCAAAAAGACAGAGGCTGCTAATTATAATGATGGTGGTGCAACAATTGAAGGTAATCTAGGTGAAGTTGAATCCCCTGGTGAAGGGAAACGCCGAGTGCATTTTGGTGCAGTGGTTGTCATGGAAAAACAGCCACAATTAGATAGGAATTATAGCCATGAAAGCCAATCAAAACAACCTACTACTATGTCTCCAAGAGAAACTGAAGTGCCGTTGAGGTCATCAACCTCGTCGTCCTAG